The DNA segment ATCTTccacactctttgacataaattgtagcaatattttttctGGATCTGTGTCTCATggcaaaggaaacagaagcaaaagtaagcaaatgggacctaactaaacataaaagattttgcacagcaaaggaaaccattgacaaaacaaAGAGATGACCtactgaaatgggagaaaatatttacaaatgatatgactgataaggggttaatatctaaaatatataaacagctcacatGACTCAACAAACAACCTGAAAAGTggcagaagatctgaacagacattttcccaaagaagaatgGGCAACacgcacatgaaaagatgctcaacatcactaatcaccagagaaacacaactaaaacccacacaaaatatcacctcacacctgtcaaaatggctGTCACCGAAAAGACCACAattaacaaatgttggtgaggatgtaggaAAAGAGAACTCctgtacactgttagtgggaatgtaaattggtgcaatcaCTGTAGAAAACTCAGAAAACTAGAAATGGAGTTGCCATAGACTCCTGCAATTGCATTCTtagatatttatccaaaggaaatgaaaacactaatttgaaaagatatatgtaccccaatgttcacagcagcattatttacaatagccaagatgtggaagcaacctaagtgcccatcaacaagatgaatggatgaagaagatgtgatacacacacacacacacacattggaatactactcagccataaaaatccAAGAGATTTTtcccatttgtaacaacatggatggacttggagggtattatacttagtgaaataagccagagaaagacaaatactgcatattacttatatgtggaatctaaaaaaataaaacaaattcatgaatataacaaaaaagagatACACAGATATAGAacacaaaccagtggttaccaatggggacaggaaagtggggaggggcaagacaggggcaagggattaagaggtacaaaataCTATGAATAAAACAATCTACAAAGATGTATTATATACAACAGGAAATatggtcaatattttataataggtaTAAATAGAACATAAcctttaaatagttttttaaaacatCTGTATAATCTTCCCTTTTCTCAGCCAGTAACTTTCCTTCCTGTTCTGAAACTCCTGTCACTAGGGATGCACAGCCTCTCCTTCTGTGTCAGTCTTGGACTCTTTTGCTCTCAGATGCatttcttctccttccccatccctgcTCTGTATTGGGTGGAGGGATGAGGGCTGATCCCTGTGATCTGCATTTCTCATACTCCCAGATCTGTGGCTGAGTTTGGCCAATGGGATGCCCAGAAGGGAGACTGCTCAGCATGCGTGGCAGGGAGAGAGAAGTATGTTTCTTCTCATTCCTGCCTTGGTGGCACCTCTGGCAAGGCTAATATCTCATACATGACTTCAGCTTCCACCAGTGCTCTTGGACCCTGGGCTTAGGTAGTACCACTTCCTCTACTGTCCTTCTAGCCCAGGGAGAGACGTGTTTTCTTGCTGTTGCTCATCTCTGGAGTTCCTCACTGTCACTAGCCACTAGGGAACTATTTggctttccttcttttccatcTCATGTGTAAGCAATTCCCTGTCTTAAATATTTCCTGATTGGACTCTGACTGTGGTAGCTTCGAAGGCCACCTTCCTTGTGCTGGGTATCTTATCTGATGCACCTTCTCCAGGACTTTAATTCTGCAGTCCACCCTCTGAAGCCAGCATTAATCTGCAGACACCCTCTAGTATCACCTACTTTTAGGTAAAATCTTCTCTTTGATTCTGCTTCCTTTCCagctgttgtccctttctctgcTTACTGtcacccctctcctctcctcaacCCCTTCTGGTTCTACCTTCTACCCAGAGTGCTTGGTGGAAGcacttactttttttctttttctctttttattttttggctgcttggcatgtgggatccaagtTACCTGACCAGATATCGAACCTGagctctcagcagtgaaagcttggagtcctaaccactgaaccaccagggaattcccaatttaagttcttttttattttccttcacacTGGCAAAAATTCTGAGGGAATTTAAAACTTTGTAAACATTTaaactgggattccctggtggctcagtctgtagagaatccacctgcaatgcaggagaacctgggttcaatccctgggttgggaagatcccctgatggagtattcttgcctggagaatcctcatgaacagagaagcctggcggactacagtccacagggtgacaaagagttggacataactaagcaactgagcacacacaaactgAATTGTTAACATGTTGGTATATATAATTCTTGACTTGTTACAAAGAATTACCCAAGAGTGAGCTTTGTTGAAGTACTGTGAAGTTATTAGAAGTTttgtagaaattttaaattaggaaaaatatCATCTATCTATTGAGTGGGAGAAAGTATAAAAATGGGAACttttctgttaaaaaacaaaagaaagaaattccaaATATAGGATTGCCATGTTAGTGATAGCATTTTGTATCCATCTGCAATGAGCAGATGTGGAACTGATAAAGGCAATGAGTTAGTTACACtacgctatgctatgctaagtcgcttcagtcgtgtccgactctgtgcaaccccatagacggcagcccaacaggctcccccgtccctgggattctccaggcaagaacactggagtgggttgccatttccttctccaatgcctgaaagtgaaaagtgaaagtgaagtagctcagtcgtgtctgactcttagcatccccatggactgcagcctaccaggctcctccatccatgggattttccaggcaagagtactggagtggggtgccattgccttctccattagttaCACTAAGTATATGCAAACATGTGGAAAGGCtgacttatttttttgtttcaaagCATTAAATAACTGGAAACTTTTAACTTCTAATTTCAGCAACTGAGTCGCTACATTTACTTTCTTACCTTAAAAAATGCTTCATGATTATCTTTTTATGTCTCAAACTTTAATGgttttttccctgtttttttctcttacttCAGACTGAAGAATTCCAAGAATTTGAATGAAGTCTTCCCTCTTTCTGAGGACATCTCAGGATCAGGTTCTGGAGAAGAATCTGGAAATGGCTTCCTAAATGAAATAGAACAGGAATACCAACCAGTAGAAGAAAATGATGCTTTTTATTACAACTTTAGATCTAGGAAGAGAAATGCGCCCTCATACAACCAGGACTTGGGGCAGGATGGACCAGAAGAGGATTTTACTATATAAAAGAGAGGGTTTCCCATCTTCACACCAGGCGATGTATTTTGTATACCATGGTTAAATGATTAATTTGAGGACAAAAAGCtttttagaaaacttaaaaaatctgaaaaggaagtaagttttatcatcttttttttctcatggaTTCTTAAAGCCTCCTTTATCTATCCTGTTGTCCTGGAAAatacctgcatttcttatgtatCATATTCAACAACATCACTATGAAATTAGCTAGACTCTCCATATCTATAAATTTGctttaaagaataaattatagtgtttttaaaaaaattagtttgagAAACTAATTGAGAAGCACTATTTCATATCTAAGTCTTCATGAAGCTGACTCTGATTACGAAATCTAGAGATGCCTCTTTTTTGTGAAAAGACACAGACACAACATACCATGAATGTACAGAAGAGGTATTTAACATGTTTTACAGTATGAAGTTAACTGTTCTAATATCACCATCAAATGTGTTTGCGAGCTAGTGGACACTGCTTGCTTAGAAGTGTGATTGCTGCCACATTTAGAAACTTAACGCCTAAATTAAAGCACAGTTGTGCTCTCAATACTTCATGCTGCATTACCTTTTCCCCTGGATATCTATGTATGTGCAAACAGTCTATTAAAGCAGAAGTATTATCAAAGGGTTATGCTGTCTGGGCTCTCTTTTGTTCATGAAaggattatttttgtttaaatgtttCTAGATTCTCATCAAGTGTAAAGTTACTTTACAGTGAGACCACATTTTATAACTAGAATCAAATCCTATTAACTAgcagatgaagaaaacaatcaTTATATAGAAAGAGGGTTATTCTTGTCCAAACACTTCCTCTTCTTGAAGGCTATACTCTACCTGTCCCTGTTCCCCCTAGTTTTGAAAAGCCTGTCATGGATCCTGCACTATCTAGAACCCGTCTTCAAAACTGATACCTTATTGAAATTAACCTCTGTGGAAGAGATGCACCTTGTCTAAGGCCACACCTCTTCCCACAGCAGCCTTTACCCAAGGCCTGGTCCATGTGGGCATATGGATACCAGATTCCTCCCCTGAACCTGGAACAACTTCGCAGGGAAGTCACAGATTCAGAATTCCCTGAGGATTTGGCTGAGGCTTTGTTGGGACTGCTTTGTAGCTCGGTTTCTTCTTCTACTTAGTCTTGCTTCCTTGTGTCCCCCCTGAGAGAGCTCCCTTAGAAACTTTGTGCACACTAGTTTTCATATCAATGTTTCTTCCATGGTGATTCCAATCTGCGAAAGTTGGTGCTAGGACGGGGAGAAAGCAGTTGCTATTTTGGAGCTGGATCACCTACCGTCTTGGCTGGTAATGAGGACCCTATCCCTGGCTGTAAGTTCAGAAAATACACAAGAGAGCATTGCAATTACTCAAACTTGCACTGATGATGAACTGAGATGGTGTAGCAGTGGAAGGAAGTGCACCAGGGTGCAGTATATGAAACATCTGAGAATATGGAGAAGCAGTAATTATAAAGACGATGGCACTAGATAGCTCTTGCTGGAGGTAATTAATGAAAGATCAAGGATGATTAATTAAAGACTAACTGTGAAAACCAATGGGTCTCCTCAGCAGCATATTAAGAAACTCTCTTCTGCAGTGGGAGGGCTGGAAAAGTtgaggcccaggcccaggcccaggatATAATCAGAAGAATAGCAGACTTCAAGAATGTTAAGGTGCCAATCTAACCAAGTCTGTTATACAACATCAGAACCCTGATTTGGAAAGTACTGGACCTCAGAAATGAGGGCATCTGGGTATAAATATATCTGGGTCGATACATTCAGAATTTGAACCCCTAAACTTCTTCAAACCCTTTAGTTTTATAGAATAGGCTCACTCCTTAAAAATTAATGCTTTCCTCTGGCTTGAAGATGGTTAAGAGGCCTCTGCCCTTTAAGACCATATGCACTCTCCCTCAAGGTCTGCACCACCTCTCTGCCTAACCAACAGATCCATAACTAAAGTTACAATAGAAACCAACAGGAGAGTGTTGGGCCTGGCAAGGAGGAAAGGTGAAGGTTCTGCAGAACTTAGTTGTTATGCACCTCAGAACCCAAGAGAGTGTCTATGAGACTTAACTctattgttgtttggttgctaagtcatgtccgactattttgtgatcccatagactatagcccgtcaggctcctctgtccatgggatttcccaggcaagaatactggagtaggttgccatttccttctcaggagatcttcccagcccagggattgaactgcattggcaggcaaattctttacctctgagcaactagggaagcccaacttaaCTCCAAGAGTGCTAGATCAAGGGATGGAGACAAATCATAAAGTTGGATAAGGAAGTGTTCACCAATACAGAAGTGTTAGGGGAATCACTGACCAAAACTGCCCTACCCTGTTCAAGCAACTCAGTAACCAGTCGTATGAGTTACAGGTGATTAACAACAGTTAACTTGTATGAGTTACCAGTGGTTAACAACAGGTGGTCCAAGCAAGAAATGTGGAACTGACAAGCTACTACCAACTGGAAGGATTTGGGAAAAGTCAAAAGGGAGAGGAGACACAAGTCAATATGTCTTACCAATCTCCCAGGATCTTTCtcactagaatccatcttggctgagtaatGTGTGCAGCACCagaaaggaccctgagtcagaatgattggctagaGACAACTCGGAAACTTACTCcattaccataaaacctgagactgtgagccacatggcagaaCAGTTCTAGGTTCCCTTATCCTGCTGTTCTCTGCCCAGGTGTCCCTTGCCAATAAAGTCTCTTTGTCAGCATGTGTTGTCcccagacaattcatttctgagtgttagccAAGAGGCTACTCTCAGGCCCTGAAAGGGTCCCCATTCTTGCAACAGGAGTACTCATCCAGGAAACAGGTTTTATCATCCTGGTAAGAACCCTGTGAGAAAGTGTTGACATACTCTAGAATGGCCCTTAGAAGCCTGGAGAAAGTAAAAGCTCACCTTGAGTAGAAATGCTAGAACTACTATGGCAGACAATGGAAAATGGGTCAAAAAGTTTAAGGAAGTGAGCATGCTAGAATGGACAGATTGTGTAAGCTCTAAAAACCTACCAAATGGCTTGGTTCTGTAGGAAAGTCAAAGCAATGAAGAATATACTGCCAAGAGGGACAGCATCTCTGAACTATCAGTGGTAGCTCTCCCCTTACAGGGAAGAGTTGATGGTACAAGGTTGTTAGAGAAGTGGGCTCACTAATAGCAGTGGGAATGATGGGCATCCTAAAATAATAGAGGCCAGGTGAAGCTGTTCAGCCATCGGAAGCCAGGTGGTATGTTTATCATGTAAGCAAGGTCAGAATGGAAAGCAGGGAAACCTGATGGGCAAAGTTATGGAGTGGCGTCTTCAGAGGTAAGATAGTTGGTAACGGTCTGCACCCAATTCCATTGCAGTAGGGGTAGAGTAGTGAGGTAGTAGGGAGGAATTTCCCCACAACAACAATCAAGTTTCTGACATCAGCTAGGTTTCttacaattcaactcaattctgacactacctGGAGTcagcatcagattccacagggTAAAGGCTCGGCCCCATAAGACTTCTCTTCACCTCAGATGCCTAGGTTGTTTCCTATGCCTCTAACTGATTGGGTATAAATTGGAGCTTCCAGTGGCCCCCTCCTCAGGTTCAGTTAATTTGCTAAGGCAACTTACAAAACttggagaaacattttacttactcgATCACCAGTTTGTTATAAAAGCTTATAACTTGAGCTAGACGAAGAGATACCCAAGATGAGTTTCCAAATAACCTTGTGGAGTTTAGGGCCTGgtgttttgctgaaagttttaaCTTTCAGGTTTGAAGgattcattaacaaaagaaaccactcattttacagaaataaacaattttaatatttttttaaaaagttaacattatctttttaaattttttaattaatttattttaattggaggataattacaacattgtggtgattattgccatacatcaacacgaatcagacACAGGTGcataatttcaatatttaatagtGAATTGCCTAACTTATTTTCAACATATGATcatgaaaagcaaagataaatagaaacagcagaggagAGTAACAGTACATATATCACCAAATTGGGCCGACTAACATCCAGGTTGAAATAGCCCTGGGAAGTCCTGAGTTACAGCAATCTGGAGTCCCAGTTGGGAAAAGGTCCTGGGCAGTGTGCCCTGCCATGGGCAAGACTACAAACTGAGTTTGGGGGCTCTTTATAATCCAGGGCcacaaactgatatcatcatcagtTTGAGAGCAAATATGCAGCTCTGGTTTCACATTAATCTTTTTATACTGCTGTTTATCTGGTGAGTAATGAGGTTTTTTGAGACCCTGGGAGATTGGCCAGATCTTCAGGGGCTTCCCTATCTTATCTATAGTGCTGCTTGGCTTACTGGTAACAACTGGTGCACTCACAAGCAGGCACATGGTCAGGCAGTGTCTAGGCAGGCCAGAAGCAAGATGAGAGGCTTGCTCTGCTTTCTTGTCTCTGAAGTCTGAACAAGACTTCCTCCTTTTTAATTTCCCCAACACCTGGCACAGTGGCAAGCAGAAGGTTCTGGTTGTccaatctggaagttctctgaacCCTGTCCTTTAGGTTTTTTTGAAGCCTTCATTATAGAGGTATGattaattaaataaatcatgttgttgttgtttgattgttaagtcatatccaactctttgtgaccctatgaactgcagcacgccaggcttctctgtccttcatagactcttggagtttgctcaaactcatgtccattgagtcagtgatgccttccagctgtCTCAGCCTCTGCCAaccccctctccttctgccctcaaactttcccagcatcagggtcttttccaatgagttggctctgcgcatcaagtggccaaagtattgaacttcagcttcggcaccagtacttccaatgaataaccaaggttgatttcctctgggattgattggtttgacctccatgcagtccaaaggactcacaagagtctttgccagcaccacaattcaaaagcatcagttcttcagtgctcagccttctttatggtccagctcgcacatccatacatggaaaaaccaaagctttgactacatcaacttctgttggcaaagtgacatctctgctttttaatatgctgtctaggtttgtcatagcttttcttccaagaagaagcgtcttttaatttcatggcaatagtcaccatctgcagtgatttcggagcccaagaaaataaatctgtcactgtttccacttttccctcatctatttgccatgaagtgatgggaatggatgccatgatcttagttttttgaatgttgaattttaagccagatctttcactctcctttttcaccttcatcaagaggctctttagttcctcttcgctttctgccattagagtgatatcatgtGCATAtccaaggttgttgatatttctcccagcaatcttgattccagcttgtgattcatccagcccagcatgtcacatgatgtactctggtactgctactgctgctaagtcacttcagtcgtgtccgaccctgtgcgaccccatagacagcagcccaccggcagcccaccaggctcccccgtccctgggattctccaggcaagaacactggagtgggttcccatttccttctccagtgcatgaaagtgaaaagtgaaagtgaagtctctcagtcgtgtccgactcttatcgaccccatggactgcagcctaccaggctcctccgcccatgggattttccaggcaagagtactggagtggggtgccattgccttctccgatgatgtactctgcatatacattaataagcagggtgacaatatatagccttgatgtactcctttcccagttttgaacccaTCTATTGTtccctgtctggttctaactgttgcttcttgacctgcattcaggcttctcaggaggcaggtaaggtggcctggtattcctatctctttaagaattttccagtttgctgtgatacacacagtcaaaggctttagcatagtaaaagaagcagatgtttttctggaattctcttgcaatttgatctctggttcctctgccttttctaaatccatcttgtacatctggaagttctcagttcacatactgttgaagcctaacttgaaggattttgagcattaccttgctggcatgtgaaatgagttcaattgtgcagtagtttgaacatacttggcattgcctttctttggggttggaatgaaaacttaccttttccagtcctatgaccactgctgagttttccaaatttgctgacatattgagtgtagcactttaatatgatcatcttttaggattttgaatagctcagctggaattccatcacctccactagctttgttcatgataatgcttcctaaggtccacttgacttcacactccatgtctggctctaggtgagtggccacaccatcataattatctgggtcattaagacctttgttatatctgtgtatttctgccacctcttcttaatctcttctgctactgttaggtctttgccattctgtcctttattgtgcccatctttgtatgaaatgctcccttggtatctccaattctcttgcaaaaaaaattgtatttcccttcatattgctttcctctacttctttgcattgctcatttaagaatgccttcttatctctccttgctgttttctggaattctgcattcagttggttatatctctctctttctcctttgcctttagcttctcttttctcaattatttgtaaggcctcctcagacagtcactttgtcttcttgcatttctttttttggggatggttttggtcactgcctcctgtacaatattatgaacctccatccatagttctttaggcactctctctaccagatctaatctttCAAATCTATTGGTCACCTCCACTGCATAAtcaggaatttcctggtggctcagagtttaaagcatctgcctgccatgcgggagaccagggtttgatccctgggttgggaagatcccctggagaaggaaatggcaacccactccagtattcttgcctggagaatcccatggacagaggaacctggccggctacagtccacggggtctcaaagagttggacacaactgagagagttacttcacttcttcactgtataatcataaaggatttgatttaggtcatacctgaatggtatgtggtttcccctactttattcaatttaagcctgaattttacaataaagagctcatgatctgagccacagtcaactccaggtcttgtttttgctgactatatagagcttctccatcttcagctgcaaagaatgtaacaatctgatttcagcattgaccatctggtgatgtccatgtgtagaatcatctcttgtgttgttgaaagaagatgtttgctatgaccagtgtgttctcttggcaaaactctcttagcctttgccctacttcattttgtactccaaggccaaacttgcctgttactccaggtatctcttgacttcctacttttgcattccaatcccctgtgatgaaaaggaaatctttattctttgatgttagttctagaaggtcttgttggtcttcatggaatcattcaacttcagtttctttagcattagtgattggggcacagactaggattactgtgatgttgaatggtctgtcttggaaatgaattgagattactttcagttttgagattgcacccaagtactgcatttccaactcttttgttgactatgagggttactctatttcttctaagggatttttgcccatagtagtagatactgtggtcatctgaattaaattcacccattcttgtccactttagttcactgattcctaaaatgttagtgttcattcttgccatctcctgcttgatgaCTGGTAGTTAAACTTAATCTTCagcccctctcccatctccctttcCTGGAGGTCAGGAGGGAGAACACACAGaagtcacttgcatttctatatactaacaatgaaaaatcagaaagagaaattaaggaatcgatcccattcaccattgcaacaaaaagaattcaatatctaggaataaatttacctaaggagacaaaagaactatacacagaaaattataacacactaatgaaagaaatcaaagatgacataaacagatggagagatcttccatgttcctgggtaggaagaatgaatactgtgaaaatgactatactaccaaatgcaatctacagattcaatgtgatccctatcaaattacccggagaaggcaatggcaccccactccagtactcctgcctggaaaatcccatggacggaggagcctggtagactgcagtccatggggttgctaggagtcggacacgactgtataactttcaagtagacaacctgagcgacttcactttcacttttcactttcatgcattggagaaggaaatggcaagccactccagtgttcttgcctggagaatcccagggacgggggagcctggtgggctgccgtctctggggtcgcacagagttggacatgactgaagcaacttagcagcagcagcagcatcaaattaccaatgacatttttcacaaaactagaacaaaaactttcacagttcatatggaaacacaaaagatcccaaatagccaaagcagtcttgagaaagaagaatgaaactggaggaatcaaccttcctgacttcagattatactacaaagctacagtcatcaagacagtatggtactggcacaaaatcagaaatagagaccaatggaacaagatagaaagccaagaaataaacccatgcacctatgggtaccttatttttgacaaaggaggcaagaacatacaatggagcaaagacagcctcttcaataaatggtgctgggaaaactggacagctacatgtaaaagaatgaaattagaacacttcctaacaccacacacaaagataaactcaaaatggattaaagacgtaaatgtaagaccagaaactataaaattcttagaggaaaacataggcagaacactcaatgacataaatcaaagcaagatcctctatgacccacctcctaggaaacaaaagaaaacaagtgggacctgattaaacttaaaagcttttgcacagcaaaggaaactataagcaaggtgaaaagaagaCCAAATCTCTAAATTTCTGTGGAGAAATTAATTGACAACATGGAGTCAGTCAGGCTCTCCTGGCCCACTCTCTCATAGCCTCATATCTTATGTTCTGTAAACAACAATATTGCTGACCTTGGTAGCACTGGGCCTGCATGCCCACTTGGTCAAGGGCCACTTTTGTCTGTCTTAGTATATCAGTAGTCTTTGAAGACtcgctgctactgctactgctgctgctgcccagaaagaataaacatgtctgcagtCTCCACAGCTCCTCGAGtcttcttccagcttccctggtCATGCCTTATCTACCCTGGGTCCAGTGAAGTGTGTGAGCAGCAAGACAGTGCCTTTCtataaatcacagtatc comes from the Bubalus kerabau isolate K-KA32 ecotype Philippines breed swamp buffalo chromosome 1, PCC_UOA_SB_1v2, whole genome shotgun sequence genome and includes:
- the SRGN gene encoding serglycin, with the translated sequence MQVLLQCARLVLALAFILFSSSVQGSPVQRARYQWVRCNPDSNSANCIEEKGTAFDIVPGESSRIPPPRTDIFQLKNSKNLNEVFPLSEDISGSGSGEESGNGFLNEIEQEYQPVEENDAFYYNFRSRKRNAPSYNQDLGQDGPEEDFTI